ataaaaaactaaaaaaagtcgtttaaggggcgcgcaaaaagtattcgtccatctagctttttaattatttacgctgtacaaacactacgtagacgtgaattaaatttattattatcaatctactGGTGACTTCCTTTCATATTAatgcatttatgttgtttcaattgcacttcaagcggtcagagaggcactaaaggcgggagagttaaatgattggagcatgatagcgaaaatcgtatctttgacttatgcataacctatcctacccatttttgaaggttacaaaatgtgtgggaggcctcgttccttcatttgatcagagttaggccatttttctgacactaattgaatgacaaactgccatgtaagcagccatccttgacggttaatctaacgaaagcagtggtttaatgtccaaaaaatcaaattttaccaaggaatcagtgcattttgtgatggccaataagatcaggaaaagagatgggtcacatttggttTATGGGTTATGCTGCATTccatcgtagctggtcatgtaatagcttgaatgagtgagttattacaaacatattttgtttgaataataccatacacataaagtggccaaatctgttaaggtgcatcaaataattcaggaatttattccaaattaggctctactaacatattaaaacatgtttaaatcgccAAGGTCACACGGCCGACATGtaccatagcgaaaacagtctactaagatgcagCAACAAACTCTCGTGTAACCAGTAGCACCATGGTGTCATGATACTAGGACTCAGTGAGGAAaggtgagctagaaaaatgattcaaaatgatagGAGACGAGATGGGGAAACATATTAATACAGGTTTTAAGTACTTTAAGTCCCAGTTCTGaaaaattttacttaaaaatgtattacatgtttcaagaacagtcgagctggagaacatacagagcattgtcatttgctcgaaataccaaaccagctgaaaccaaactgatgaaaatgatttagtagaCTCTCAAAATGGTAtcggttgccattttttcaattgaacttggtcacgtagtccggaaatgcaatatttctaccagagaataattggaacaagtcttgtaggatgagtggataaaaaatacgccttttttaaggttcaaatgagttcttgcgttgtgcaagtGGTCACCAATAGTTATAAATTcaataagaaacaagatcaggacattttttgattccataacctttgttttcatacgcatattacgccaaaggtctgatggacgaatacttttttcGCCACccttaaacgacttttttagttttttatgtattttgattgctattgcactatttaaatgtttattttttagcaaaacgtgtgtattgatggtccctttatcaaacttcatcattactttttccaccccatgcctattgcggccataattcgcgtttttctgcaaaatattcagctagacgaatactttttggactgactgtatttCGTGATCCAAATGACACGATTTTATTAAACATTGACAGTTGGTTTAAGTAATATATACTGTGTTGAAACGGTCCAATAAGACCATCTAATAGGACAATATTACAAGGTTTCGAATCAAATAATGGACTACTTGATCCACTCGGTGGAATGTTTCAAATGGTTAGGGGATGTATgcaacgttgctatggaggtttGCAAGCATATAGGGGAATATATCACATGCTTAGGAGAAGTGTACAAAACAGCTATGGAGATTTGCATCCAGCTATGGAGCGCTCGGTTGTAGCGTTGTAGAAATTAatctcaatttaaaaaaaaagcaccgcGTGATGATTTAAATGTTTGGGGTGATTAAACACATGTTTTAGGATCATTATAAGGAAATAGTGGTTAATCCgtaataatatttattcggACTAAATTTTCACTACGTCCTATCCGTAATATCTAACACCCTATTCTACTATTTCTTTACATCATCAACATTTTCATACGTATTTAACAGTAATGATTCTTGAGGGTATTGTCAAAGTTTTAGAAGAAATCGTTTGACATAGTCTTTACTATTTTCTGGAATTTCATGCTGGCTCTTAATTGGTTCTAAATTTAACGCGTGTGATTAAAGAACGGGGTAATTTGATTACTAGGTAGGAGAACTCTGATgaacattatttaaatattcatgttTAAATATGAGGAAAAATGTTGCCGCAAAGAAGAAATAGTAGAGTGGAGAATGTAGCACAGAAGAATGTTTAAATagcaaattcaatttaaaattaattgttatGTTACATGACAATACCAGAAACATGTGTTTAATCTACAGCGCTAGTTTAATTTCTACAGCGCTACAACCGAGCGCTCCATAGTTGGATGTAAAACTCCATAGCTGTTTTGTACACTTCTCCTAAGCGTTTGACATATTCCCCTATATGCTTGCAAACCTCCATAGCAACATTGCAAACATCCCCTAACCCTTTGAAAAATTCCACCGAGTAGATCAAGTAGTccattatatgattcgaaaccctatattatattatatgcTGATTTGTTTAGAATTAAATAagtcggatgcgattttaatttttttatatagaaTAGAGTACCAATAATTTAGAGTATTTTCTACAACCGTTAATTGTCAGCATACCAAGCGCAAGCATTTCTCTGTCTATTTACACCCTgaattgttttattgaattgCACATTATTAAGATTgtatgttagttttttttctcgcaaaagtCAGCAGCCTTTCGCCCCTTCAAATCATATGCatttgaaattattcattCTCATCGCATGGGCATGGGAGGACCGGTAGTCGTTGATAAGATTTCTattaacactctgggcgctgtGTGACTCTGTTTGGAATCACAGCTTTGTTCACTCTCCTTCTTTGCGATTGGTCTCTCAGCAACTCTCAGCAGAGCGTATTGCagcgggaagaaagagagagcgcatATTGCAGAAGCGGCATCGTACGTGAGGATCGGAAAGAGAGTGGACGATCGTAATTACTTAAGCCATGGGCTTAAGCCAATGaaacgctctcatcgctctcttatctTGTACTGTCTTCTCCGCAGAAAGCTAATGCAAAATGccagcgcccagagtgttaagCGCAACAACTGGTAGACGGTCTAAGCATGTCATAAGACACTCACGGGCTGGATtagtgttgtgggcagccgtgccgacccctggacttgccgtggcagttgcgctgccaccggtcaacgtccagggggacgacagtgtgtacacgcactctgtcgcacacactaagcgcgcaaggcttagtgtgtgccgagcgccgagcggagtgtgttagcgagccgatcgagcaggagctctcggcaggggcgctcggtgcggctggtgcgcggccaccgcaaTTGTACGTTTTAAAGTGTTGtacgtttttattattatttattatgttgttttaatatgtgtgaataaaataataagtgCAAAGAGCAGTTCATAACAATTAGCAATGACTTAGTGGTTTACTTACAGCATGATAATCAATCCTGCGATCGTCCTTGTGAGGCTTGACATATGCACAATGGAAACACACTCGGTAAATGTGGATGAAAAACTTTCAGGATCTTTCGTACGACCAACGGTCTGCACTAGAGGAATGGGCTTCAACTAGGTGTTAGTAAAGGTCATGCGAGACTCGAAGCTgtctgttgtgttgtttggtgGCACAATTAGCAGTTCGACTAATATATCCAGACTTACAGTcggtccaaaaagtattcgtctagctgaatatttttcaGAAAAAGGCATATTGTAGCCACACTAGGCATGAAAcggtaaaagtaatgatgaggctCGATAGAAAAACTATCAATTAACATGTTTTGCGagaaattaaacattttagtggttttataacaaaaaactaaaaaacttaaactaaaactaaaaaaacacattgaatGGGCGctcaaaaagtattcgtctatgTGAATATTGACCACCATAAGTAATGACGTGCCTTAAAAATCATGGCATGTTTTTACCATAGCATAAATCAACCAATCCTCGAAAAATGCCCAGTATACCATGAACGAAATTGTCCCCGATGTGTCCAGTAAACTTACGTCATGGGTCAAAAAGGTACAGAGACAACTTTTCAAGAACGGAAGCAAATTGTGTCCTTACATAATCAATGCAAGTCAGCATATCAGATAGCAAGGCTTGTGGGAAGACCTCGTTCTACTATTCAAACAATTATAGATCGCTTCTCCGTCCATAAAACATTCGAAAACAAGCCTCGAAGTGGTCGTCCTCGAGCGTTATCGCTACAAGATGACCGATTCTAGGTGCgtggagtgaaaaaaaatccaagaatCAGTGCCCCCAAGTTAGCAAATGAGTTGGAGAGAAGGGGCACTATAGTTTGTAACAACACGGTGCGTAATACTTTGAAAAAGTATGGGTATAACGGCCGGTTTGCTCGTAAAATTTTTGGGTTAACACTGTTAACCGTAAAAAGATGTTTGATTTTGCAAATATTCATCAAATGAAGCTGGATGACTTCTGTGACAATGTGCTATTTACTGACGAAAGTAAATTTAACATATTTGGGGATGGGGTTTGGGGATGCATGAGTGCAGCAGGTGTTGGAAAACTCCACATTATCGATGGTATAATGGATCATCTGGCCTACatacaaatattgaaaaataatttgaagaGCAGTGTGGACAAATTAGGACTACATTCCtcatacattttccaacagGATAATGATCCAAAGCATACAGCCTTGAATACCAGGCTATGGTTGCTTTATAATGTCCCGAAACAGTTGAATTCCCCACCTCAAAGTCCGGACCTTAATCCAATCGAGCATTTGTGGAAGATATTGGACGATGCATTACGAAAACGGCCTATTTCGAACAAACAAGAACTCAAACGAGCTTTGGTGGAAGAATGGGATAAAATAACACCCTCCGTCACGGCGAAACTGGTCGCATCTATGCCACGGAGGATCAGGGCGGTCTTAAAGGCGAAAGGGTATCCAACTAAATATTAATTTGAAAACTTTCACTTCAGAATATCTAAAAACACCCAaatagacgaatactttttgagCGCCCattcaatgtgtttttttagtttttaagtgtatttttgttataaaaccactaaaatgtttaatttctCGCCAAACATGTTAATTGATAGTTTTTCTATcgaacctcatcattacttttaccgTCCCATGCCTAGTGTGGCCACAATATGCCTTTTTCtgaaaaatattcagctagacgaatactttttggactgactgtatgtAGAGGTGACGTACAGGTAGGTGAACGCAGTTTTGAACTCGTCTAATAACTCACCTATctcgggtcaaaggtcagcatcGAACACAACATGGAAGCTGATACGAAATCATGCTGGATGCCAACCGGCAATTCTATagcttgagaaagcagtttccTCAAACGACCTGTCGCGATGGACGAAAccgggactatatagtacctatatagtaccggtactcacatacgccccTGAGACATCGAAGCTCGCCAAATCTGACCAAATCCTCTTAGCCACAGTCGAGAGGAACACTTCCGATCTTTTGGCCCTGTAtctgtggaaggacaatgaaGAAGACGCTAAAACGGCGAGCTAAACGTACGGTATGGCAATCGCACTGTCATGCAGCTTATCAAGCTTGCTAGGTTCCGGTGGGATGGAGATACGCATAGAATCGGACGACTCAGTCCGTAAAGTCCGTTAGGGCTATCAGCAAGTACAGAGGAAGTGAGGTAGGTTCTCGTTAAGGTGGTATGATAGCgtagaaagaaaacaataaaccatAAACTATCAATAAGCAATTGAATGACGCCAGTATGAATAATGtcggaaaaaaacattttagaaGTTTTGGGATTCCCTGTTCTAGAAAAATAATCCATTGCAACTATTACAAATACGGCGACATTATTACAGTGTAGTAAAAACTTTACATAATCATAGAATAGATACAAACAAATCactttcatttttcttctagGAATGCATTTGCTTCAATTCATACTATAACATACAGATCATTTAATTTCATACATATCAAAAGCAGCAAGAGATAATACCATAATATTCTAACTAAAGTTCAATCAAAATTTTCACTAATCCCCGTTGTTTTCAAAATGGTGTAGTGTCCCCTTATCGTGTGCTGAATAGAGATTGAGAAAAAGTTCTTGTTGCCATGGGCTTAAACGATTGTAAGGGCCAAGCTAACTGTTAACGATTTCTAAaatgatatgaaaatgttataatggaaaaaagtaaaattgaGAAAATGTTGCGCACATCGTTTATACATCGAAATTCCATACCAGTTGTTAACATGTTTCGTAACGCGaaacttaaataaaaaatgaattaaatatgTTATGTTACTCACATAATTGACTAAACAACGAAGAATCATAGTTATCATCAAAACTATTTTCCGCCTTTTCTAGCTCTTGTTCGTGACACTGAATAGTAGTTCTGTAtaagaaatgaaatataacacAGGTGGAGGATTATAATAACCAAATCTCAGTTATGAAAGTTGTACTTACTCAGTGTCTCGTAAAATCTCCTTCAAAACGTCTATCAAGCCAGACATTTCTAGTTCTTCTGCGTTCACCCGCTGTTGTTTAGCATTCAAATCATATTGCATGGAATGTTTTTTCGAACGCAATTCACGAATTTGAGTGCGACATTTATCCAACTCCTTATCAAGATGCCCAGATcgctaaaaaacaaaacaaaaatagctaGTTTTCTCATATTCGAAAAGAAATAACATGTTATACTTACCATCTGAGCGTGCAATCTATTCAATTCCATGGCGTTGGTCGAAACTTGATTACGTGCTTTTAACAAATTTTCCGAATTGCTCACCTTCCATGGTGCCAAAGCGTCTGCCATTAGTAAATTGTCCTTCGATGCTAACGAATCAGAATCCATCGTCTTCAGGAGCGCAACATCTCCTATTGGAACGTTTATCATTTGGCCTTATTACTGATGTTATTTATGAAATTGGCATGAAGGGCAATTATAACTCACCAACCGAAACAAATTTTGTTATTGCGGACTTGAGAAAGTTCTGCGATAGAAACCATAATAAAGTGCTTTCTAATTGATCCTGTTCCAGCACTGTTTCACGTGTCTGAAAAATAGGAGGAAATCAATGGTGTAAATAGGGATGAACACATAAATCAGACACACCAAATAACACCTCACCAAACACGCAAGCTCTTCCTCACATTCAATCATGGAAGCCATTTTCGGACTAACTTAAGTTAGGAACTTTGCAGTTAATTCTTATTGACGCACACTTGTAACTTCCGCTACTACAAGGCTCTGTACGAGCTATAGAATTTCACTAATGTACACTAAGCGCCCTTATGCTGTACTCTAGATTAGAAAGAAGTGATCTTTAGTATTCACTCTTTTGCAAATAGTCCAGATCACACGAAATACTTCTGGCTCCGGCACGTTTACTTCTCCTTCTGCTAGATCTTTGCGTCCATCTTCGGCAACATGACTGTTCTTGACTTACGTTTGCTGTCACATTCATTCCATGTATGGAAACAGTAGAACAAACAGAATCTGtgacatgattttttttatttttagtttataTAACCTTAtgagaaatataaaaatatttaatacagtagaacgtcgattatccggtgGCGGGTTAACCGTGCGGCGGCTTAACCGTGTGCGTATATGTCACAGCTGCTCAAACATGCGGCGAAAATTTGCAGCGATAGTCAAGTAGTCAACCAATTTTTTTGCAGCTGTGGTGTCTAGTGGTATTTTCGAaataaatttttgttcatgaacagtTGCTAAACCTATAATTATTGATTAACATAATATTATACTAACGAATAATCGATTAATTCAAtgtgaattaatcataaagctaatgaatttataatttttatatgaatttgacatttcttggccgatcgattaaccggcaaccgtccagagctgcccggataatcgacgttctactgcaATGAAGTAAATCAGATAGATTTTGATTATGCTATGCTATTATTTTAATTCCAACCATTGATAGTGTTAATCGTATAAATTGTACACGGTGTATGTTTAACTACAGGATCAGGATCAATCAACGCAAAGCTTATtacaatctttttttattattcagcCACATTTGACTCTATTACAAAAAAGCCTATCAGTGGCAGCTTTCATACTGTGTTGATTAATATAAGTGCAAGAATGAACGTTCTTTTCCAGAGTAACGCAGTCTATATTTTCCGGAGATAGACATTATCATTTCTACAACACCTGTGATACTTATGAGGAATAGATAATAATGATTTATATTTAAGTTAATTTGCAAGCGTTATTTTTTAAGAACTACGTATCTTCTGCAAGCACGCAACTGATGCTAACCAAAAGACATAGGTGAAATCCGTTAATTTTGCTAAAAAGAAACAGGTCACGTAAGTCGATAACATACAATAGAGTTATAAGTTATTATTTCTCCGAGACAATATTATTGTAGCCTTAATATTgcttaaaataacaattaatTTCGGATAAATTGCTACCATCAAACACAACAATGGGTATTATAAGTTTCTTCGCGTACACATATCGCgtatgtttgtattttttcttccttcacaTTAAACTGCATTGGTTTACAACGATTCTGATGGTGGCAATCTTGTGCAACGCAGCCTTGGTGATAACATCTTGAAGAACCATTGATGTTGAATTTGAAGCTCTTCATCTaacaccatcaccacaccAAATTGTTCCTCCATCAAGGCAAAACTTCTTCCGATTTAATAAGATTAAGCCTTTGCCTTCGCCTTTGCCGGAGCCTTGGTGGCCGTGGTTGCCTTTTTCGCCTTGGCTGCAGCCCTGGCGGCGTATTTCGCTTCCTTACGGGCGGCCTTGGCGGCAACGTATAGTTCCTTGCGCTTGCGCTTGCCAAGCTTCGGCGGAACGGCGTTCACCACTGGTTTGCTGTACTTCTTCTCGAATTCCGATGTGAGATAACCATACTGCTTCAATACAGCATTCTGCGACTCAATCTTCTTGGCCACAACAGCACGGGCACTCCATGTGATTTTCTGTAGATATTTGCAAGAAATATTATAATTAGTTTGATTCACTTCAGACTTCAGCAATTTTcatcaatggattagatcatTTTACCTTCAGCTTCTTCTTGTGCATGTAAGCAATGCGAGCCTTGATCTTGCGCTTGGCTTCCAGGTTGTTCACGACGTCTCGGTACTTCC
This sequence is a window from Anopheles merus strain MAF chromosome 3R, AmerM5.1, whole genome shotgun sequence. Protein-coding genes within it:
- the LOC121597637 gene encoding uncharacterized protein LOC121597637 isoform X2, with product MASMIECEEELACLTRETVLEQDQLESTLLWFLSQNFLKSAITKFVSVGDVALLKTMDSDSLASKDNLLMADALAPWKVSNSENLLKARNQVSTNAMELNRLHAQMRSGHLDKELDKCRTQIRELRSKKHSMQYDLNAKQQRVNAEELEMSGLIDVLKEILRDTETTIQCHEQELEKAENSFDDNYDSSLFSQLYTGPKDRKCSSRLWLRGFGQIWRASMSQGRM
- the LOC121597637 gene encoding uncharacterized protein LOC121597637 isoform X4; this encodes MINVPIGDVALLKTMDSDSLASKDNLLMADALAPWKVSNSENLLKARNQVSTNAMELNRLHAQMRSGHLDKELDKCRTQIRELRSKKHSMQYDLNAKQQRVNAEELEMSGLIDVLKEILRDTETTIQCHEQELEKAENSFDDNYDSSLFSQLYTGPKDRKCSSRLWLRGFGQIWRASMSQGRM
- the LOC121597637 gene encoding uncharacterized protein LOC121597637 isoform X1, whose amino-acid sequence is MASMIECEEELACLTRETVLEQDQLESTLLWFLSQNFLKSAITKFVSVGQMINVPIGDVALLKTMDSDSLASKDNLLMADALAPWKVSNSENLLKARNQVSTNAMELNRLHAQMRSGHLDKELDKCRTQIRELRSKKHSMQYDLNAKQQRVNAEELEMSGLIDVLKEILRDTETTIQCHEQELEKAENSFDDNYDSSLFSQLYTGPKDRKCSSRLWLRGFGQIWRASMSQGRM
- the LOC121597637 gene encoding uncharacterized protein LOC121597637 isoform X3, with protein sequence MASMIECEEELACLTRETVLEQDQLESTLLWFLSQNFLKSAITKFVSVGQMINVPIGDVALLKTMDSDSLASKDNLLMADALAPWKVSNSENLLKARNQVSTNAMELNRLHAQMRSGHLDKELDKCRTQIRELRSKKHSMQYDLNAKQQRVNAEELEMSGLIDVLKEILRDTETTIQCHEQELEKAENSFDDNYDSSLFSQL